In a genomic window of Salegentibacter salegens:
- a CDS encoding ammonium transporter yields MELLTTNNVWMMVCTALVFFMHLGFSLLEVGLTRQKNAINILFKNVFIICAGLLTYAILGFNLMYPGSFIAGIVPDYFFDLFGLSAPMANGSLDLAYNGGYTYWTDFLFQGMFAATAATIVSGAVAERIRLGSFMLFSVIYITIVYPIVGSWKWGGGFLDGLGFYDFAGSTLVHSVGGWAALIAIYLLGARLGKFGKEGQSHAIPGHNIPLATAGVFILWLGWFGFNGGSVLSADPSLTSITLVTTCLAAAAGGISAFLVSTIAYKNYDLTMFLNGILGGLVGITAGADLMSPLDAVLIGLVAGGVIVFGVSLIDRLKLDDPVGAVAVHLACGIWGTLAVGIFGSMAGFDQLLIQLAGVGIIGAFCCISAFIILSIIKATMGLRMEEKEETEGLDAHEHGMDAYAEFGTVHDR; encoded by the coding sequence ATGGAATTACTTACTACTAATAATGTTTGGATGATGGTGTGTACCGCCCTGGTATTTTTTATGCACCTTGGTTTCTCACTGCTTGAGGTTGGACTTACAAGGCAAAAAAATGCCATTAATATCCTGTTTAAAAATGTATTTATTATTTGCGCCGGGTTACTTACCTATGCTATTCTAGGATTTAATTTAATGTATCCGGGTTCTTTTATTGCCGGAATAGTTCCGGATTATTTCTTTGACCTTTTTGGATTAAGCGCACCTATGGCAAACGGTTCTTTAGACTTAGCCTATAACGGAGGTTACACTTACTGGACAGATTTTCTTTTTCAGGGAATGTTTGCGGCAACCGCAGCGACCATAGTTTCGGGGGCAGTTGCAGAAAGGATTAGACTGGGAAGTTTTATGCTTTTTTCTGTGATCTATATCACTATTGTTTATCCTATTGTAGGCTCCTGGAAATGGGGCGGTGGATTCTTAGACGGACTTGGTTTTTACGATTTTGCCGGTTCTACCCTTGTTCATTCCGTAGGTGGATGGGCAGCCCTTATAGCTATTTATTTACTAGGAGCGCGTTTAGGAAAATTTGGCAAAGAAGGCCAGTCTCACGCAATTCCAGGTCACAACATTCCTTTGGCAACAGCGGGCGTTTTTATTCTTTGGCTAGGTTGGTTTGGCTTTAATGGAGGTTCAGTACTTTCAGCCGATCCTTCATTAACCTCTATCACCCTGGTAACTACCTGTCTTGCTGCTGCGGCAGGCGGTATTTCAGCCTTTTTGGTTTCAACCATTGCTTATAAGAATTATGATCTCACCATGTTCCTCAACGGAATTTTAGGTGGCCTGGTAGGAATTACTGCCGGGGCCGATCTTATGTCTCCATTAGATGCTGTTCTTATTGGTCTTGTTGCAGGAGGTGTTATTGTATTCGGGGTTTCCCTTATTGATAGACTTAAATTAGACGATCCTGTTGGTGCCGTAGCTGTGCACCTTGCCTGCGGAATTTGGGGAACACTTGCCGTTGGAATCTTTGGAAGTATGGCTGGCTTTGATCAATTACTTATACAGCTGGCGGGCGTAGGAATAATTGGTGCTTTCTGTTGCATTTCAGCATTCATTATTCTATCGATTATTAAGGCTACAATGGGCTTAAGAATGGAAGAAAAAGAAGAAACTGAAGGCCTGGACGCTCACGAACACGGTATGGATGCCTATGCCGAATTTGGAACAGTTCACGATAGATAA
- a CDS encoding P-II family nitrogen regulator → MKKIEAIIRKSRFDEVKKALHETEVNFFSYWDVTGVGNEKQGHVYRGVSYSTSDIQRRKISLVVSDHNVGSTVETILKAAHTGSVGDGKIFVTPVEEAYRIRTKEKGTDSLS, encoded by the coding sequence AAAAATAGAAGCAATCATTAGAAAATCGAGGTTTGATGAAGTAAAGAAAGCACTTCACGAAACCGAAGTCAACTTTTTCAGCTATTGGGATGTTACCGGTGTGGGTAACGAAAAGCAAGGCCACGTTTACCGAGGTGTATCTTATAGCACTAGCGATATTCAACGGCGTAAGATCTCACTGGTAGTCTCAGATCACAATGTAGGGAGCACGGTAGAAACCATTTTAAAAGCCGCGCATACCGGGTCTGTTGGTGACGGAAAAATATTTGTGACCCCGGTAGAAGAAGCCTATCGCATAAGAACTAAAGAAAAAGGAACGGACTCCCTTTCCTAA
- a CDS encoding porin produces the protein MKKFTTANIQKIFLLGISFVIGSNLQAQEAETAEVESFMSNFSISGSVDTYFRSNFNGLNKFEYNDAGEPIVGPQAPPSSFANDPGFAIGMANVILGYEGEKVGFVADLVFGPRGEDAVFASAAPNNIVNQLYAYWNVSDAVTLTLGNFNTFLGYEVISPAANFNYSTSYMFSYGPFSHTGIKADFAIDDNWSAMLAIMNPTDWTEFNPYGKYSFGGQLGYSTGNGSAFLNLIYGEQMPLLDEATFQIDLTTGWDFTEAFYLGLNTTYNTTDGAGFYGAALYPQIQTSDSFAIGIRAEYFKELENGGPVYGADAEALDFTLTGNYSIGKLTIKPELRLDRVSNTPSSVFINSDLEGTDNLSSFVLAAVYSF, from the coding sequence ATGAAAAAATTTACTACTGCAAATATCCAAAAAATATTCCTTTTAGGGATAAGCTTTGTTATAGGTTCTAACCTGCAAGCTCAGGAAGCTGAAACAGCTGAAGTTGAAAGCTTTATGTCTAATTTTAGCATCAGTGGTTCGGTAGACACCTATTTTAGATCCAATTTTAACGGATTAAATAAATTTGAATATAACGATGCTGGTGAGCCTATTGTAGGCCCGCAAGCTCCTCCTTCTTCCTTTGCCAACGATCCCGGATTCGCCATTGGAATGGCCAATGTAATCCTGGGCTACGAAGGCGAAAAAGTGGGTTTTGTGGCCGATTTGGTTTTCGGTCCGCGGGGTGAAGATGCAGTTTTTGCATCAGCGGCACCCAACAATATTGTAAACCAATTATACGCTTACTGGAATGTTTCAGATGCGGTTACTTTAACGCTGGGGAATTTTAATACTTTTCTGGGTTATGAAGTAATCTCACCGGCTGCCAACTTCAATTATTCAACTTCATATATGTTCTCGTATGGACCTTTCTCCCATACCGGAATTAAAGCCGACTTTGCCATAGATGACAACTGGAGCGCAATGTTGGCCATTATGAACCCAACAGACTGGACTGAGTTTAATCCATATGGTAAATATTCCTTTGGGGGCCAGCTTGGGTATTCTACCGGAAACGGAAGTGCATTTTTAAACCTGATATATGGCGAGCAAATGCCACTTTTAGATGAAGCGACCTTCCAGATAGATTTAACCACTGGATGGGATTTTACTGAAGCTTTCTATTTAGGACTCAATACTACCTATAACACTACGGATGGTGCTGGATTTTATGGAGCAGCGCTTTATCCGCAGATTCAAACTTCTGATAGTTTTGCTATTGGTATAAGAGCTGAATATTTTAAAGAATTGGAAAATGGCGGGCCTGTTTATGGAGCTGATGCAGAAGCATTAGACTTCACCCTTACCGGGAATTATAGCATTGGAAAACTAACCATAAAACCTGAATTGCGTCTGGATAGAGTATCTAATACACCATCCTCGGTTTTTATAAATTCAGATTTAGA